The Candidatus Methanomethylicota archaeon genome contains a region encoding:
- a CDS encoding nucleotidyltransferase domain-containing protein has translation MYRYFNYLKESKRDLEENLGKYLETLKSIAEKYGGKAYMFGSYVKGGYIGASDIDILIEIPDNIDRFKVLHEARRLVQNRRIEIHVLNESDAKTFK, from the coding sequence ATGTATAGGTATTTCAATTACCTAAAGGAGAGTAAAAGGGATCTGGAAGAGAATCTTGGGAAATACCTTGAAACCCTTAAAAGTATTGCTGAAAAGTATGGTGGAAAGGCGTACATGTTTGGCTCCTATGTGAAGGGTGGATATATAGGTGCAAGCGACATAGACATACTCATTGAAATCCCAGATAACATAGATAGGTTTAAGGTTCTACATGAAGCTAGAAGGCTTGTACAAAATAGGAGAATTGAAATACATGTCTTAAACGAATCAGATGCAAAGACATTTAAAGA
- a CDS encoding HEPN domain-containing protein, with the protein MSARLYEDMVARAKHFLNVSGYDVSAGRYDIALFHLEQSVQIALKAYLLKTFGDFPKVHSLKDLIDLSENNCLKKLAEDLWYIIDILEDAYIGARYLNRRYGEKEYREALKFVQEVFKCIGISIT; encoded by the coding sequence TTGAGTGCTAGGCTATATGAAGATATGGTGGCTAGAGCTAAGCATTTTCTTAATGTCAGTGGATACGATGTCTCTGCTGGTAGATATGATATAGCCTTATTTCATCTCGAACAATCAGTTCAAATAGCCTTAAAAGCTTATTTGTTAAAGACTTTCGGAGATTTCCCAAAAGTACATTCATTAAAGGATTTAATTGATTTAAGTGAGAATAACTGTTTGAAAAAGTTGGCTGAGGATTTATGGTATATCATAGATATTCTTGAAGATGCATATATAGGTGCAAGGTACCTTAATAGGAGGTATGGTGAGAAGGAGTATAGGGAAGCTTTAAAGTTCGTTCAAGAGGTGTTCAAATGTATAGGTATTTCAATTACCTAA